A stretch of Roseibium porphyridii DNA encodes these proteins:
- a CDS encoding ABC transporter permease has translation MSLATHQASTGRQIPDRLKTPLHRFLASWELLLLCVAVAVFILNSFASPYFLDPWNLSDATYNFTEKAMIAFAMALLIISGEIDLSVASIIALASTAMGFAVQLGAETPALILIGLGVGLLCGAFNGFLVTGLGLPSIVVTIGTMSLFRGISYIVLGDKAYTGYPSDFGFFGQGYVGWVITFELVLFAITAVLFAILLHRTNFGRAVFAIGNNPVGALFSGIRVTRVKFALFLLTGLMSGVAAICLTSRLGATRPSIAFGWELEVVTMVVLGGVSILGGSGSIPGVVIAAFVMGMVTFGFGLLNVPGIVMSIFIGLLLIAVIALPRIVRQILARRKA, from the coding sequence ATGAGCCTTGCGACACACCAGGCCTCAACCGGACGGCAGATCCCGGATCGATTGAAAACCCCGTTACATCGCTTTCTGGCAAGTTGGGAACTGCTGCTACTTTGCGTCGCCGTGGCTGTTTTCATCCTGAACAGCTTCGCTTCTCCTTATTTCCTCGATCCCTGGAATCTTTCCGACGCGACCTACAATTTCACCGAAAAGGCGATGATCGCCTTCGCGATGGCATTGCTGATCATATCGGGCGAGATCGACCTCTCGGTCGCCTCGATCATCGCGCTAGCGTCAACCGCGATGGGGTTCGCCGTGCAACTCGGCGCGGAAACCCCGGCTCTGATCCTCATAGGGCTTGGCGTCGGCCTCCTGTGCGGGGCCTTCAACGGCTTTCTCGTCACAGGCCTCGGTTTGCCGTCCATCGTGGTCACAATTGGCACGATGAGCCTCTTTCGTGGCATCTCCTATATCGTCCTCGGAGACAAGGCTTACACCGGCTATCCTTCTGATTTCGGCTTTTTCGGCCAGGGCTACGTCGGGTGGGTGATAACCTTCGAACTCGTTCTCTTCGCAATTACCGCCGTCCTTTTTGCCATACTCCTACACAGGACCAACTTCGGTCGGGCCGTTTTTGCAATCGGCAACAATCCGGTTGGTGCGCTCTTCTCCGGCATTCGAGTGACCCGCGTTAAGTTTGCGTTGTTTTTGCTCACCGGTCTCATGTCGGGCGTTGCAGCCATCTGCCTGACTTCGCGCCTTGGTGCCACGCGGCCTTCGATCGCCTTCGGCTGGGAGCTTGAAGTGGTCACCATGGTCGTCCTTGGCGGCGTCAGCATCTTGGGCGGCTCAGGATCAATCCCGGGTGTTGTTATCGCTGCATTCGTGATGGGTATGGTGACCTTCGGCTTTGGCCTTTTGAATGTACCGGGCATCGTGATGTCAATTTTCATCGGCCTTCTGCTGATTGCGGTCATCGCATTGCCGAGAATTGTCCGCCAGATCCTCGCCAGACGGAAAGCCTGA
- a CDS encoding ABC transporter permease — MIHSLIKSRETVLAAAILVLIGAIASRFPAFVAPSNLVNVFNDTAPLIILALGQMVVILTRCIDLSVAANLALTGMVVAMLNTIFPDLPVPLIMVIAIGLGSVMGLINGLLVWKLDIPPIVVTLGTMTIFRGIIFVISGGEWINAHEMSAAFKAFPREVVFGLPVLSWIAILVLIGFIVLIGRTALGRAFFAVGGNPHAAVYTGINVGLTQCAAYVISGALAGLTGYLWVARYAVAYVDIAGGFELEVVAACVIGGISIAGGIGSVGGALLGALFLGIVKNALPVVNISPFWQLAISGSAIIIAVAFNATSNRTKGRVILKKAEHAT, encoded by the coding sequence ATGATCCACTCTCTGATTAAGTCCCGTGAGACTGTTCTGGCGGCCGCCATTCTTGTCCTCATCGGTGCCATTGCCTCACGGTTCCCCGCCTTCGTCGCTCCGTCAAATCTTGTAAATGTTTTTAACGACACGGCACCACTGATCATTCTCGCACTCGGTCAGATGGTTGTGATCCTGACCCGGTGTATCGACCTGTCGGTTGCCGCCAATCTGGCCCTAACAGGCATGGTTGTCGCAATGCTCAACACGATCTTTCCGGATCTTCCCGTACCGTTGATCATGGTGATTGCCATCGGACTGGGATCAGTGATGGGCCTCATCAACGGTCTTCTTGTATGGAAACTCGACATACCGCCGATTGTTGTCACGCTCGGCACCATGACCATCTTTCGCGGCATCATTTTTGTAATCTCCGGCGGTGAGTGGATCAACGCGCACGAAATGAGCGCCGCCTTCAAGGCGTTTCCGCGGGAGGTCGTCTTCGGGCTGCCGGTGCTGTCATGGATCGCAATCCTGGTGTTGATCGGCTTCATCGTCCTGATCGGACGCACGGCGCTCGGGCGGGCCTTCTTCGCGGTCGGCGGCAATCCACACGCCGCTGTTTATACCGGCATCAACGTCGGGCTGACCCAATGTGCAGCTTACGTCATTTCCGGCGCTCTGGCTGGCCTCACCGGCTACCTTTGGGTCGCGCGATACGCTGTTGCCTATGTCGACATTGCTGGCGGGTTCGAACTTGAAGTCGTGGCTGCCTGTGTCATCGGCGGTATCTCGATTGCGGGCGGCATTGGGTCGGTTGGTGGCGCGCTCCTGGGCGCGCTTTTCCTCGGCATCGTCAAGAACGCCTTGCCTGTGGTCAATATCTCTCCGTTCTGGCAACTCGCCATTTCAGGCAGCGCCATCATCATCGCCGTTGCCTTCAACGCGACATCGAACCGGACCAAAGGCCGGGTGATCCTGAAAAAAGCGGAACATGCAACATGA
- a CDS encoding sugar ABC transporter ATP-binding protein translates to MLANTHGIKDAHPQSARGSKPALSLTGISKSFPGVKALSEVSLELYPGEVTALVGENGAGKSTIVKILTGIYQPDEGEIVIDEKRVAFPTAQDAGRAGVTAIHQETVLFDDLSVAENIFIGHAPKTRFGLIDRRKMLIQAQNLLDRIGASIDPHVTLRDLGIANKHLVAIARALSIDASIVIMDEPTASLSHKEIEETYELVERLKAEGKAILFISHKFDEIFRIADRYTVFRDGQMVGAGRINEVSERELVKLMVGRSVDQVFPKRSPQLGKEVLKVAGYSHPTEFEDIGFALRSGEILGFYGLVGAGRSEFMQALFGVTRPSKGAIRIDDQIAVIRDPNEAIGHGIVYVPEDRGKQGAVKGLPIFQNISLPSLKETSRNGFLRLAEEFKLARDYTRRLDLRAAALDQDIGELSGGNQQKVVIAKWLATKPRVIILDEPTKGIDIGSKAAVHEFMAELAAEGLAVIMVSSEIPEILGMSDRVIVMREGRIAAEFEGAELTPEHLVRAAAGIVETHS, encoded by the coding sequence ATGCTTGCGAACACGCACGGCATTAAAGACGCGCATCCTCAGTCCGCCAGGGGATCCAAACCGGCTCTGTCCCTGACAGGCATCTCCAAGTCCTTTCCCGGGGTCAAGGCACTGTCTGAGGTTTCCCTGGAGCTTTATCCTGGCGAAGTCACAGCACTTGTCGGCGAAAACGGTGCCGGTAAATCCACCATCGTCAAGATATTGACCGGCATCTACCAGCCGGATGAAGGTGAAATCGTCATAGACGAAAAACGCGTCGCGTTTCCGACTGCTCAAGATGCAGGACGCGCCGGCGTGACCGCAATTCATCAGGAAACTGTTCTGTTTGATGACCTGTCGGTCGCGGAGAATATCTTCATCGGCCACGCCCCCAAGACCCGTTTTGGCTTGATCGACCGGCGCAAAATGCTCATTCAAGCGCAAAATCTTCTGGACAGAATTGGCGCGTCGATCGACCCCCATGTCACACTGAGAGACCTCGGGATTGCCAACAAGCATCTGGTGGCGATTGCTCGCGCGCTCTCTATTGATGCCAGCATCGTCATCATGGACGAACCGACGGCATCGCTCTCGCACAAGGAAATTGAAGAGACCTACGAGCTCGTTGAACGGTTGAAGGCGGAAGGAAAGGCCATCCTCTTCATCAGTCACAAGTTCGATGAAATCTTTCGGATCGCAGACCGTTACACCGTATTCAGGGACGGACAGATGGTCGGTGCCGGACGCATCAATGAAGTATCCGAACGTGAATTGGTCAAACTCATGGTCGGGCGCTCGGTCGATCAGGTCTTCCCGAAGCGCTCTCCGCAGCTCGGCAAGGAAGTGCTCAAGGTTGCCGGCTATTCGCATCCGACCGAATTTGAAGATATTGGCTTCGCATTGCGATCGGGTGAAATTCTCGGTTTCTATGGCCTGGTCGGTGCCGGTCGAAGTGAATTCATGCAGGCGCTCTTCGGTGTAACGCGTCCCTCGAAGGGCGCTATTCGCATCGACGATCAGATCGCCGTTATTCGAGATCCAAATGAAGCCATCGGCCACGGCATCGTCTATGTCCCGGAGGACCGGGGCAAGCAAGGCGCCGTCAAGGGATTGCCGATTTTCCAGAACATTTCCCTGCCGTCCTTGAAGGAAACATCCAGAAACGGCTTTCTGAGGCTGGCGGAGGAATTCAAACTTGCCCGCGACTACACCAGGCGCCTGGACTTGCGTGCCGCGGCGCTCGACCAGGACATTGGTGAATTGTCCGGCGGCAACCAGCAGAAAGTCGTCATCGCCAAATGGCTGGCAACGAAGCCACGGGTCATCATTCTCGACGAACCGACGAAAGGCATTGATATCGGTTCCAAGGCTGCCGTTCACGAGTTCATGGCGGAACTGGCGGCAGAAGGCCTCGCAGTGATCATGGTGTCCTCCGAAATCCCTGAAATTCTTGGCATGTCGGATCGCGTGATCGTTATGAGAGAGGGCCGAATTGCAGCCGAGTTTGAAGGGGCGGAGCTGACTCCGGAACACCTGGTCCGGGCAGCGGCGGGAATTGTGGAGACGCACTCATGA